One Bombus pascuorum chromosome 4, iyBomPasc1.1, whole genome shotgun sequence DNA segment encodes these proteins:
- the LOC132906091 gene encoding mucin-5AC-like, with amino-acid sequence MTKVVIVLFIIAAYGNAFPRLPGLLDPTKRDAYENSVMTKIKSIALNVNAVLKDHKDEASVYLTQINKIGKEIKKNAKHRVDDILKAVEYEMKILKHKEHGHHKDHCIAIAKELEKIRNKILDKIDKCVSNHMDEAINVERKIARAIEMFLTKTEHTVNEAAQCVSSNVIHSVAVACLSKEMSKAKILSNTEYPALIKEIIQENKHMSTLKHTTIDCDIAKLQLSQLEKLEAILKKIKKCNNDENATSTTQRSTPSHSNKTTVTTTVPTSSTTQESDSSSTEKQAGSTTEKSTSSTIEGPASSTTQQFTSGSTEGTSTTSTKEQSSSSTEQPAITTTQESISSSTGGPSTTSTKESSSSSTEGPASSTTQEFSSSPTGGPASSTTQESTSGSTEGPAISTTQETSSSSTGGPPTSTTQESRSSSTGGPSTTSTKETSSDNTEGPAISTTQESSSSSTGGSPTSTTQESRSSNTGGPSTTSTKETSSDNTEGPAISTTQESSSSSTGGPASSTTQESTSGSTEGPASSTTQQTTSGRTEGRSTTSTKESSSSPTEQPAISTTQETSLSPTGGQASGSTTQESTPGTTEGPTISTTQESSSSSTGGPANSTTQQSTLGSTEQPVISTTQESISSSTGGPASSTTQESSSSPTGGPASSTTQESTSGSTEGPAISTTQESSSSSTWGPASSTTQESSSSPTGGPASSTTQESTSGSTEGPAISTTQESSSSSTWGPPTSTTQESRSSSTGGPSTTSTKESSSDTTEGPAISTTQESSSSSTGGPASSTTQESTSGSIDGTSTTSTKESSSSPTEQPAISTTQETSLSPTGGPASSGTTQESISGTTEGPTISTTQESSSSSTGSPASSTTQESISGTTEGPGINTTQESSSSSTGGPASSTTQESTSDSTVAPGNSTTKSTTSSNCSCTTPATADPSATESPRDMWYAYLVQCLKENDFDEIPVTQARTLVRILQRCLFSIGTLSQLLAKGFN; translated from the exons ATGACGAAAGTCGTAATTGTACTCTTCATTATAGCTGCCTAT gGTAATGCCTTTCCTAGGTTACCAGGACTCCTCGATCCAACGAAGAGAGATGCATATGAAAATAGCGttatgacaaaaataaaatccatCGCTCTAAACGTGAACGCAGTTTTAAAGGATCATAAAGATGAAGCTAGTGTTTATCTGACGCAAATAAACAAAATCggtaaagaaataaagaagaatgCGAAACATAGAGTCGATGACATATTGAAGGCT GTGgaatatgaaatgaaaattttaaaacacaaAGAACATGGACATCATAAAGACCACTGCATAGCTATCGCAAAGGAATTGGAGAAAATACGTAACAAGATCTTAGATAAGATTGATAAATGTGTTTCAAACCATATGGATGAAGCGATAAatgtggaaagaaaaatagctCGAGCTATTGAAATGTTCCTGACTAAGACTGAACATACTGTTAACGAAGCTGCACAATGTGTCTCATCCAATGTAATTCACAGTGTTGCAGTCGCATGTTTAAGTAAG GAAATGTCGAAAGCAAAGATACTTTCGAACACGGAATATCCGGCgcttataaaagaaattatccaAGAGAATAAACATATGTCAACATTGAAACATACAACAATAGACTGCGACATAGCAAAGCTACAACTATCTCAACTTGAAAAACTTGAAGCAATTCtcaaaaagattaaaaaatgcaacaaTGATGAGAATGCAACTTCGACAACACAACGATCCACACCATCACATAGTAACAAAACAACTGTAACTACGACGGTACCCACTAGTAGTACCACCCAAGAATCGGATTCCAGCAGCACAGAAAAACAAGCTGGTAGTACAACTGAAAAATCAACCTCAAGCACTATAGAAGGGCCAGCCAGTAGCACTACCCAACAATTTACCTCAGGCAGCACAGAGGGCACAAGCACTACGAGTACAAAGGAACAATCCTCCAGCAGCACAGAACAACCTGCTATTACCACTACCCAAGAATCCATCTCAAGCAGCACAGGAGGTCCAAGTACTACTAGTACAAAGGAATCATCCTCAAGCAGTACTGAAGGACCCGCTAGTAGCACTACCCAAGAATTCAGCTCAAGCCCCACAGGAGGTCCAGCTAGTAGTACTACTCAAGAATCTACCTCAGGTAGCACAGAAGGACCAGCTATTAGTACGACCCAAGAAACCAGCTCAAGCAGCACAGGAGGTCCACCTACTAGTACTACTCAAGAATCCAGATCAAGTAGCACAGGAGGTCCAAGTACAACCAGTACAAAGGAAACATCCTCAGACAACACAGAAGGACCAGCTATCAGCACTACACAAGAATCCAGCTCAAGCAGCACAGGAGGTTCACCTACTAGTACTACTCAAGAATCCAGATCAAGTAACACAGGAGGTCCAAGTACAACCAGTACAAAGGAAACATCCTCAGACAATACAGAAGGACCAGCTATCAGCACTACACAAGAATCTAGCTCAAGTAGCACAGGAGGTCCAGCTAGTAGTACTACTCAAGAATCTACCTCAGGTAGCACAGAAGGACCAGCAAGTAGCACTACCCAACAAACTACCTCAGGCAGAACAGAGGGTAGAAGCACTACGAGTACAAAGGAATCATCCTCCAGCCCCACAGAACAACCTGCTATTAGCACTACTCAAGAAACCAGCTTAAGCCCCACAGGAGGTCAAGCTAGTGGTAGTACTACTCAGGAATCTACCCCAGGCACCACAGAAGGACCAACTATTAGCACTACTCAAGAATCCAGCTCAAGTAGCACAGGTGGACCAGCAAATAGTACTACCCAACAATCTACCTTAGGCAGCACAGAGCAACCTGTTATTAGCACTACCCAAGAATCCATCTCAAGCAGCACAGGAG GACCCGCTAGTAGCACTACCCAAGAATCCAGCTCAAGCCCCACAGGAGGTCCAGCTAGTAGTACTACTCAAGAATCTACCTCAGGTAGCACAGAAGGACCAGCTATTAGTACGACCCAAGAATCCAGCTCAAGCAGCACATGGG GACCCGCTAGTAGCACTACCCAAGAATCCAGCTCAAGCCCCACAGGAGGTCCAGCTAGTAGTACTACTCAAGAATCTACCTCAGGTAGCACAGAAGGACCAGCTATTAGTACGACCCAAGAATCCAGCTCAAGCAGCACATGGGGTCCACCTACTAGTACTACTCAAGAATCCAGATCAAGTAGCACAGGAGGTCCAAGTACAACGAGTACAAAGGAATCATCCTCAGACACCACAGAAGGACCAGCTATCAGCACTACACAGGAATCCAGCTCAAGTAGCACAGGAGGTCCAGCTAGTAGTACTACCCAAGAATCTACTTCAGGCAGCATAGATGGTACGAGCACTACGAGTACAAAGGAATCATCCTCTAGCCCCACAGAACAACCTGCTATTAGCACCACCCAAGAGACCAGCTTAAGCCCCACAGGAGGTCCAGCTAGTAGTGGTACCACTCAAGAATCTATCTCAGGCACCACAGAAGGACCAACTATTAGCACGACCCAAGAATCCAGCTCAAGTAGCACAGGAAGTCCAGCTAGTAGTACTACTCAAGAATCTATCTCAGGCACCACAGAAGGACCAGGTATTAACACTACCCAAGAATCCAGCTCAAGTAGCACAGGAGGTCCAGCAAGTAGCACTACCCAGGAATCTACCTCAGACAGTACAGTAGCACCAGGAAATAGCACTACAAAATCCACAACATCTAGCAATTGTTCATGCACTACCCCAGCTACTGCTGATCCTAGTGCTACTGAATCACCGCGAGATATGTGGTATGCATATTTAGTACAATGCCTAAAAGAGAAcgattttgatgaaattcCGGTTACGCAGGCGCGCACATTAGTTCGCATCTTACAACGATGTCTATTTAGCATTGGTACACTGAGTCAGCTATTAGCGAAAGGCTTCAACTAG